TGTCGAGTTACCCGAGATCGGATTATAAAgcagttagctgctagctttacttcgcataacattctaatttgttgctatcgcgttcactgCTTGGCCCTTGCGACGAAATTGTGTCCTTTTTTTTGCGTGCACGGCGGGCAAGCCAGCTCGTTGTCAGGCGGTCACCTTTGTCAAAATTTGGCAACAAGGCGCTGCGCACTTCGACAGTAGCGGCGCCCGTGTTCTCCATTATTCCCATCAATGAGAGATGTAAGATTGATTGGAAGTCCTTTAAAAGTAAGGGTCCGCACAAAGGTCTTCCTATATTTTCGAAAATCGAAATACTACCTCTGTGGACGGTGAATACGATTGTTCGctgaaaaaaaactaaaaaggaCGGTGCGCTTTCGCAACACGCACAGTCATCAGCTGCTCTCTTACGACCTCGATGGCACCCTTTGTTGCAAATATTCATTGTCAATTTCATATTGGTCAATATTTCTGGCCCGCCGAGTAGATGTTTGAGTAAGAGCTCGTGTTCGTCTCTACCCCTGTTTGTTTACGAACATGTGTCGACAGGCACTCTACCTCTTCAAAAGACAACTGACTGACAAAGGCTGGTGGTGCTTATGCAAGcactgttgcgaccggcctttttatttacatggcgagcatttcgTTACATTACGAACATTTCGTCTTATATGACGAACGTCTTGTTGCATGATGAAGATCTCGTCTCGAATGAACCCGCGGGGGCTCAtcttatagggtctttttacccCATATCCATAGATGGGGGAATTGCTCCCAGTTGGGACAGTCCAATCACGTAACACACAGCTCAAATGAGGGTGCCGCCCACACCCGCCCAGGTCGACGtcctcgactggggcgtggccaccgcactttgcacctgtggcaccaagggggtccttccttgccatgtgaaggccgtagggtgATGGGTCACACGCTCGGAAGGACAATACCAGTGCATGAACAGCTGTCCGCAGGCAAGCAGCTCATTCGGCGCCCTGTTCGAAGAACGGAGGACACCACTTCCTGTTCGGCGCAGGTTCCAACCGTAACAGCTGTCATCAGACAGGCAGCTCATTAGGCGCCCTGTTCTAAGAACCGAGGACACCGCTTCCTGTTCGGCGCAGGTGCCGACCGTAACAGCTGTCCGCAGgcaattctaaaaagacagggcgtgcaaacacggacacaagaaagaagtcaggaccaggggcgtagccagaaatttttctcgggggaggggggggggggggttcaaccatactttatgtatgttcgtgcgtgcgtttgtatgtgtgcgtgcctatatacgcaagcaatttcgggggggggggggggttcaacccccccccccccccccttggctacgcccctggtgccgaCGTTTCAGTTATTTATTGATTCATTTCTCCGTAGGAGACAGGGTGTTGAGGGAGGTGCTCCGTTGTCTTCGATGTGTATTAATGGCTAAATACGACACTCTTTGGTCCTAACTGGTTCGGCGAAACGTCTCCGTTTTTTACACTCTTTCTCGGGCTGGAATCGTAGAAACAGCAACTCGAGCTCGAAGAGGCATTGAGTCTCTCGAACTTGTTCCGCAGCTCCCTCTTCTCCTCCGGCGACAAGAAAGATGCCTCGATGGCGGCGcggttctttaaaaaaaaaaagaaggaaagaaagaagaaaagatcgACGAATGAGGGAAAGTGTATACAACATATTACATTATCTTGGCGAAAACAATGATGGACGCGGTGAGGTGAAACAATGATGAGGTGAAAACTATTTACCGACGTTTCGGGAAGGCGTCGGCAAATGCTTTTCACTTTGGTCAGCGTCCATCAGTGTTTTCACCGATGTTTCATaccgaccagacgagatttcgtcagACCCTCGACTTCTTTATCTTATCTCGAGCTACCTGGGCCCGTATTGACAAAAACATGTTACCCAAGAATTCTTCGTAATAGAAAACCTTATCTAATCGATATCCTATAAACATACCATTAGCGAATAGGTAACCggacaatgacaaaaaaaaacacttaggGGTGAAGATATTCGCAAGTTGCAGTCGTGAAACCACGCTGATAAAAGGAAAAAGCAGCTTTTACGCTAGCAGTGTTCGTGAGGAAACATTTTGAGCCAATCCTGGATCCGGACGTAGCAAATAGACAGAGAAGGAGATAAAGGTTTTATAGAAGCCTGAAAAAGTTTGCGTATTCCGTCTCACAATAACCGCGCCGTGATAGCCATGCCAAGCTGGATGATGCGGGTTTGATTGCcggccacggtggctgcatttcgatgggggcaaaataaaaaaacaaaaaacaacacatgTGTACTTAGGTATACGTGCACGTTAGACAGTCTCAGGAGATCAACACTAATCAGCTGTCCCTATACAATACTGCTCAACAATAGCAAGCGCAAAAGCTTTCAGACATGAAGTTGTTTGACTTATTGAAGAGACAATAACAAACACGGAAGAGCACCAAGAGAAGATGTTATCTAATCACTGTCCTAGACATACCATTTGCGAAGCTAACTGGACAGGTTTGTTGATGACTCTTGCGTGGAAATTTTTGAGCTTAGAATTGTTCAGTatagagtaccaactagctcgaaccctcAGGTTGTTAACCTGCTACGGCGCGACTCGTGACCATggcgtggttttggcatgtaaaggCACAGAGTTTAAGAGCTTAGTGCGTTTCAGAATGACGTGGAGCATTACTGAATCAAACCTTGGGGTGCTCTAAGGGCTTTGTTTTGTGAGCATTATTTTCGTTCGATCATATTCGTTTCCAATACCTTGCCAAAAAGCGCGGTCGATCCCGGTGTTGAAATAAGCGCGGCTTCGTGCCACTCCATTAGTGATCACAGAAAACAAAAAAGGGAAACAACAGCAGATCCACCGGACATGTCTGAACCTACGATAATTCATCGAAACGTTGGAAATAAATCCTGGGCGAAGTGACATAcgatgtttttgtttttgtttttgtttttgtttttcaaaatTCAACTACGAGCAAGGGACTATTCGAGTTATTCTTATAACGTAATATGGTTGTGCCGTTTGACTAATGCTCTTTTTTTCGGAACAGGACCCAGTCTGGCATttataaaaaaagaaggagagagcgGGAAGCCCTCACCGACTCCAGGATGTCATCGGGCCGGAATCCCAGCTTCAGGGCGAGCTGGTACTCGTCCGAGATTCTCGTGTGCGTGATCGTCGGGTCATCCGTGTTCAGAGAGTAGCTGGCGCAGTGGTCCCGTAGACTGCACAGAATTGACGACACAGGCGAATGTTGTTGGTGACAAGGCCTGATGTACAGAGATGGGTCCAGTACAGGGATTCCTTTGTCAATGATTTTATTTGTTTCCTATCATTCACTGCACATGACCTGCTGATCCAAGTAATAATGTCGCAGAGCGTCGTGCGGAATATACCGGGAACAGGGCTTAACATGCGATGCGTTTGGCGCGCAATAGTGTAACGATATCATCCGTTTAATTTTATTTCTCATAATAAGCCACAATAAGCCTACGTGGAGTGCTGCTGGGACAATTCGCTAAGTGCGAAAAGAAGGATATTTGCAATAGAATCATTACATTAAGTGGGCCATGGTCTCTTCTTTACTAAAGGCGTTGAAATGGTACACTAATGCCATGTTACTCATTAGACCAAGGGATGTTAATTGGACTTGGTTGCGTTCGTTCTTTTCTTCAAGCCCCCGATAAATTATAAGGACGTTAAGGTAACACGTAACACCGTAGTCGCCGCGGCATATGCCaaatgaaaaggaaaacaaaaacgtcgTCACAAGGAGTTCTAGTTCCGCCTCACTAGGTACACGTGTGCTGAGTCATACTAGACTTCGAGAACTCGGCCGCGCACTGACCACAGCATGGGATGCCTCTCTCCAGGGCTAACGGCTCCAGTAAGGTAGCTGCTGTTGGGGCACACTTCGAAGTGGATGCCCCTGTCGAGTGCCAGCTGCAAGGGGGCGCCGCCTTCGCGCATGGCGGCGTAGCCGTGCCCTATCCGCTCCGTACGCAGTTCTTCGATGGCCCTGGAAACATTGCTGGCCGGGCCCGCCTCGCCCGCGTGCGCCGTACGATGCACGCCCAGGGTGGCTGCTCTCTGgacaatgagagagagaaggcgcCTTAATAAAAGTTAGACAATCATGCCAGGTTATATGTAGGAGCCTACATTCTACTCTTCATTGAGAAGGAGATAGaggcgaaagaaagagaaattatgAAGTAACGAAAAGGAtatcggaaaaaaaaataataacggcAAGAAAGTATGTGATCATGGTATGTACAGGTGCGACAGAAGAGttaatgaatgaaaacaacttttattgacAGAAGAGTTAACGCTAATTTAGATACACTAAAGCTTGTGAACTAGGCTCAAACAATATTTATTACATCTATGCACCTTTGCCCAAATTAAGCATTTATCTGCTCTTAACTCACCCTCACGCGATGTTCTGCAAGCCGTAAGGTATTACATCTACTTACGCAAACGAAAGTAACAATAACATTGAGAGCAGCAAGTTCAAAACTTGATGGTTGCTTTGGAAAAGAAGGCTTACGTCACATTTACGGCACATTTTATGTAAACAATATGTTCATCCGTTTCTGCGGACAAAATATTCAAACAATTTATGTTCTAAATAACTAAATAATGTTGCTTCTAATATCTGCATTCTTGTCTGGCAGCCCCGTTTGTCTTCACGTTCTATCTGTCCCTTTTGTTTCTCCTTCAACGTAATAGCGCATAACCAAACAACCAGACTGATAGGagaagaaacgacacacacaaccTATCGGTCTGATTGTTTTGTTGTGCTCTGTTACACTGAAGTACgaaccgataccaactcgcccaaattgccGTCTTACTACAGTTTCGTTCCTCAATTCCTTATGTTTTACCGCTATATCTGTTACATTACGTAACGATCAGTTCTGCCTCCCTATTCAAAGTTAATGCAAAGGTTTATATTTCACAACAGTACACGAAAGTGCAGTCGTCAGAATTAGATACAAAAAGCTCAAAATACGCTCGACGGAGTGTGTGTccctaaaaaataaaaatcacatTTGAAACATGACGACTCACCAgacggaaacaaaaaaaaactatgagGAAAATTCTAGAATACATtatcgtatttactcgattgtaacgcgaccacgattgaaacgcgagggtcgactttcaGTTGCAAAATCTGGAAAAAAGCtctcgttacattcgagtaaatacggtagttttcGACTGATGGCATGAGGGTCTCTTAACCACTTTTTGTTGTTATATGATACGAAAGATACAAACGACCGACAATATGCTGCTGAGTTGGACATAGATTGGCACACCTATAATAAGTAGCCCTGCGCACATCTATGGTATTCTACACGATTCTAAGCGGCTTACGTGCAAACAAACTCGTCGCATGCAGCGCAAGCACGTTTATAAGGTGCGCGCTGCTTTAGTGTAGCTGCGGTATAATCGTTATTGCCTTGTGACACCATGTCTCCTTCCCAACGTGCAGCCGTACATTGGGGtggctaactttttttttcttcgtgtccaGAAGTCTGGCGCTGCAATGTACTGATTGTGCTGTGATGCGATTGATATCCCAACGTTATGACGTTTCACAGCGGAATACAAGGTTAATAGCGTCGAAGCTTTGGGCTGAGGATGTCGACCGGTGCAGTGATGTTTTGAATTATATGCACTcgtccatctctctctctctctctctctctctctctctctctctctctctctctctctctctctctctctctctctctctctcccatttcATTCTCGTCCTCTTTTCATCTCAGCACACCCTCCCGCCTTGTAACGTAGCTAACCGAAACTATACCGCTGGTAAACTTCTCTCTCTTAACTACGGCGCTCGTAACAACCGAATGTGCAGTTTCGGTACGTTAAACAGCACAATAAAAAAATGGGTCATTAAGGAAGGTCATTGTTAATCATTTGTGGATATAGTTTTAACACGCGCCACACATCGTCTAACTCGTTCTCTTGCTCACATACTCCCCCCAAACAGTAGCAGTTAAGCAGGGATATCTGATAAGTCGTATTAATATGCCAGAACTCCATCGAAAGACGGCTCCCGTCCTTCGCAGTATCCTAGTATGCTCTTTCGAAAGAGCTTTAAGTGGGACCGCTCGTTACATCGGAAGAGAGTTTACACCACACGTGACGTGAATGTCAGTTCATGCAAGCAAATCCTCGCACCTGGAATGCCTTGATGACGTCAGGGTGCAGGATCTCCTCTCCCTCGGTCTCTGTCCTCTTGGGGGCAAACACTCCGCACACGTCCATTCCGACGACACCTTTGTCCCGGTACTCGTGGCACAGGCTAACCACTTCCTCCGCCCACTCTGCAGGACAAAGGAAAGTTTTGAGATTGGTCCAGTCTCGCGCTGTTGCAGTGCAAGTTGACTCCGGAGATTCCTTCAGACATTCAACGTACTCGTTTGCACTGTGGCTGGTGGTCGCAATCTAAACCACTTCGATGCCTTCCCTTATTCCCTAAagaatttgtttctttttttttaaccttagTTTTACCTAACAGTATTATAGTTGCATTAAGAGCCATGAAACCTAAATAACATGTGGTGTTGTCGCGATACGTCGGTCTGTTGGTGGCGTAAGACAATTGCAACGCATGTTAACACATTCATTTATAACCAAGAATCAACAGCGTAGTCCTTTTTTAACCAATTAATTACATGAATTTGCCAGTCACCGCGCTCGACGCCGCATTTTTGTTTAGTTTCTAAAAATTCTAATCAGCAagcttttctttattattattaagtgcTCTTAGGGGGCACCTATATATAGATGtcaaaaataggaaaacattATTCATCAGTCACCTTATCATCTGTTTAGGATTAATATATGGATACCCCTAAGTTTGTAAGAGGAAATAGGAGAGATAATGTGTAGAGGGAATCGTAGGAATAGAGCACAATTATAAAGGTGTTACGGACAATATTGGAAAAATAGAGCGTTTCGAAGCGCTATCTTTAGTCATGCAAACTCAGTACGTCGCTGGGCACTATGCAAAGCCCTACAGGTACCCAGCTTATGCATATgtatgtttttgttgttgtcgttgttgttgtcgtcgtcgtcgtcgtcgtcgtcgtcgtcgttgttgttgttgttgttgttgttgttgttgttgttgttgttgttgttgttgttgttgttgctgttgtcttTTGTTACATGGATGGAGGTCTTGTAGCATTTTTTTAACCTGCCGAGAATTTTTTAAACTGAATGTAGTCCACAATAATGTTTAAACACCTTCCCTGATCATCAAGCTTCTCGTGTTGTAGATCTCATCAAAGCCTAGATAGGGAGAGTATTCGAAAGCGGCTTACAGCTTGGCCGGTATTCGTGTCGTTTATGAACTTCCTATCGACGAGAACGTTATTTTTCGATCTCTCGTTACGGCCTCAATAATCTTTCTGGCTGGCCAGCAGAAGATAGAAATTATGAATAAAAAGCTTTCTTAATTAGACCCCTAATGCCCGCTGTTCTTTTATGACTGCCCAGTTTCCCAGCATGGCAGACAGACTGCCCTGAGATATATTGCCTCGGTGCCTGCCTACGcacagtctgaatcacacttgtctggagTGACCAGTCGGCCGCTTCATGCTGCCGTTTCTTGCAAAAGTATGCAGAGACCGACACTGTAATGATACCAAGCATAGTCATATCGCATGCTAGGTCATGTGCTATAATTCATGCATGAACGCAAGCTTGTAGCTAAcgcgaggtagcagctgcggacggtgctggcgtccacagccacgcgctcgaccgctctaCCGATAAGTCCGATTCAGACCGTACTGTAGTTGCGCGAATGTGTCCGCGCGTGCATCTGTGTGCGTACCCGGCTTGTCCCTGAAGCAGGCCAGTACCAGCCTGAGCATGATGCCGTGCTCTCTTTCGGCTCGCCGGAAACCCTCGAGCACCGCGTCGATTGCGTCGGCGGCCGTGCGGACTGAATGGGGTCCCTCGCTCAGCTTCAGCAGCGTGTGCTGGCTGGCCATGAGGTGGGGGAAGAGCCGCATCTCGCTGTACAGCACGCCCTGGTTCGCCTGGTCTTCGCCAACCTCGAAGGCGACCCGCTCCAGCGCGGCGCGGTCGCCCCTGCACGTGTGGCCATCCCGGAACGTGGCGTTGCGGTGTCAGTGACACACCAATCACCGTTTCCAGAAAACATTTCCtctcaacgtttttttttttttttacgagggGCAGCTTAGGTAGTAACCTGGGAGGTTGAAAGAGAAAAGTAAAACTTGAAAGGAACAGAAATCTTCGTTACCGCGTTCATACCGCTGGGGAACatcggctatctatctatctatctatctatctatctatctatctatctatctatctatctatctatctatctatctatctatctgtctgtcttgcAGGCACAAGTAAACATTTAAAAAACCGGGCACCGCGATATCTCCTGTTTCTATCGTGACTCAGGCCAGAATAAAAATCTAGGCTCGAAGAGCGGCAGCGAAGCAAACCCACCTTTCCTATTGCACGTAATATAGGCACACGTTTCTATTTACATAGAACCGGAATGTCTTGCTTCATGCCACTATGCACGTCGGTGCTGCTTCTCGCGCAACCTCCTGCATACTGCAgtaatttctttctttcggctCGCAGATGACGCACGATTGCTGTTGCTGTTTACGTGCGTGCTTGGGACCCAACGCAGGATGAGGAGAACGAATACGTGATTTTTATTCTAAGCAGTGCCTGTAAGCAGCGACTCTTTCTATTACCACGTTTGTGGCATGCCCGTATTCCGCGCTAGTTCTCAGTTCTACTCCACAGTTCTCCTCCGCAGTTCTACTCCGCTGGTTTTTTTATAAGcttgggataaaaaaaaaaatgtgagagtAAGACCATACCATCGATGATAATTATGCCAATTAGAATGAACAGGGGCATCGCATatgaacagtaaaaaaaaaaaacaagaaccaaATTTACAAATATTTTCAATCGTATGTATCCTAGGTGTTTTTTGCCAGAGACGGACCGTCATTGATAATGATATGGGCAGCTTCAGGATTGGTTGGAAGTTTCTACTGCGAAGAATTGTTGCACAAGAATTTTTTAACACGGACTCTGTT
This window of the Rhipicephalus sanguineus isolate Rsan-2018 chromosome 2, BIME_Rsan_1.4, whole genome shotgun sequence genome carries:
- the LOC119383264 gene encoding adenosine deaminase, which gives rise to MGLPKFKIMLHSHIEGHLRHTTIWELAQAKNIDLGYSSLQDIIMKTQPERGSTLQNYLKEMPKFLRVVAGDRAALERVAFEVGEDQANQGVLYSEMRLFPHLMASQHTLLKLSEGPHSVRTAADAIDAVLEGFRRAEREHGIMLRLVLACFRDKPEWAEEVVSLCHEYRDKGVVGMDVCGVFAPKRTETEGEEILHPDVIKAFQRAATLGVHRTAHAGEAGPASNVSRAIEELRTERIGHGYAAMREGGAPLQLALDRGIHFEVCPNSSYLTGAVSPGERHPMLCLRDHCASYSLNTDDPTITHTRISDEYQLALKLGFRPDDILESNRAAIEASFLSPEEKRELRNKFERLNASSSSSCCFYDSSPRKSVKNGDVSPNQLGPKSVVFSH